TAAGCTCATTGATGGATCTGCATAGTGCTTCAGCCTCTTTCACCCCTTTATAAACAGGAATAGGAGCAACATCCCCGAAACGAAGCTTATCCGCTGCCTCGGCAGCGAATACCAAAGGTTCGGCGATGGTTCCGGCAAAGTACCATCCGCCTATTGAAAAAAGCAAAGTAAATACCACCCCCGTAATCGCAATAAAAAGAATATTCATTACAACAGGTTTATAAGCTTCTTGAAGAGGCTGAATAGTGAGAACAGTCCAGCCGAAACCCTTATATTCATAATATCCATTACTGAAAGAATACCCGATAAGATATTCCTTTCCGTCCGGGAGCCTTTCAACTGCCCAGCCGTTCTTTTTTGTTCTGGCGGTATCAACAGTTTCAATATTCAGAGTTTTACCTATGGACTTCTCCGGCCCCAAAAGCACTGTGTTGCCATTAAGACTGACTATATATACCTGAAGATTCCTTTTATGTTTTTCAAGAGCAATAACCCTTCTTTGAACCTCACGCACCCACTCCCAGCTGAGATGAGTAGCAAGAACACCCCTTTTCTCACCATCAATGTCACTAATTGCGAAGCTGACATCAACAAATTTCATGGGTTCTCCGGTGGGGTTTGGGAGAAGTTTTGAAAGAAGGACAGCATCATGAACATCTCCAAGGAATTCGCCTTTTATGCCCTCTTTAAAAACAGGGCGCATAGAAATATCCACACCTTCGAGAATACTGCCAGTACTTGCTACGACTTTACCCTTTATATCTGTCAGACCTATCCATGAAAAAGCAGGAATATTTGACTGGAGATTGTTAAGCACATCTCTTGTTGTCTGCTGGTTATCTACTGAAACAAGCGAGTCTACCTGTGAGAAAGTTTTTATCTCGCTGTAGCGTGACCACATATATCTATCAAGTTTTTCAGATGTAAGAAATGCTGTTTCTGCAAGGGAGGAGCCAATATCAGTCTTCTTATCGCTAGTTGTTATCAGACCCGCAATAATACAGACAGTTGTTGTAAGAGAAATACAAAGTAAACAAATTATAAACGTTACTTTTTTTCTGATTCCCATTGAATACCTGCTAATTAATTATATGTTTTCCAAATTATTGTCACACGAAATAATTCAGAGTTTGATATTTAGCTATTATGACATAAATTTAAGATATTTGCATAATTCTCATTTTGTAGTTTAAAAGAAATAGAGAAACAAAAGATAACTATGATCAGCGATA
This genomic stretch from Seleniivibrio woodruffii harbors:
- a CDS encoding diguanylate cyclase domain-containing protein, whose protein sequence is MGIRKKVTFIICLLCISLTTTVCIIAGLITTSDKKTDIGSSLAETAFLTSEKLDRYMWSRYSEIKTFSQVDSLVSVDNQQTTRDVLNNLQSNIPAFSWIGLTDIKGKVVASTGSILEGVDISMRPVFKEGIKGEFLGDVHDAVLLSKLLPNPTGEPMKFVDVSFAISDIDGEKRGVLATHLSWEWVREVQRRVIALEKHKRNLQVYIVSLNGNTVLLGPEKSIGKTLNIETVDTARTKKNGWAVERLPDGKEYLIGYSFSNGYYEYKGFGWTVLTIQPLQEAYKPVVMNILFIAITGVVFTLLFSIGGWYFAGTIAEPLVFAAEAADKLRFGDVAPIPVYKGVKEAEALCRSINELIFSLSDAEKRLDKMQYAAHTDRLTGLPNRAALDEYIVKTTALAARNEKPLEFLYIDLDGFKPINDKYGHTAGDLVLIEVGKRLNECIRKEEIVARIGGDEFVAIIYSDESNAGESVAQRILNALTSPFDIGTMEVSAGCSIGISRWNKDLSVKAVLENADKALYMSKKSGKNRFTRL